A region of Desulfitobacterium chlororespirans DSM 11544 DNA encodes the following proteins:
- a CDS encoding fumarate hydratase codes for MPKVIHVDQIVEAVEELCIGANYDLGDDMMLKFREALQTEESPLGCEVFERLIENATIAHEEQVPMCQDTGMTVIFVELGQEVMVTGGALKDALNEGVRRGYEKGYLRKSMVKDPFDRVNTGDNTPAIIHYDIVPGDQLKITVAPKGAGSENMGALKMCKPSEGLEGAVQFVVDTVEKAGGNPCPPIIVGVGVGGSMEKATYLAKKSLLRKVGEPNAEKRLADIEQEILKRVNKLGIGPQGFGGTNTALGVHLEVYPTHIASLPVAVNIQCHAARHQEVVLKGRQEGEE; via the coding sequence GTGCCAAAGGTTATCCATGTGGATCAGATTGTTGAGGCAGTGGAAGAGCTTTGTATCGGAGCCAATTATGATCTTGGCGACGATATGATGCTGAAGTTCAGGGAGGCTTTGCAAACTGAAGAATCTCCCTTGGGCTGTGAAGTATTTGAGAGGTTAATCGAAAACGCCACCATTGCTCATGAGGAGCAGGTTCCCATGTGCCAGGATACGGGCATGACGGTGATCTTTGTGGAGTTGGGGCAGGAGGTTATGGTCACCGGCGGAGCTTTAAAGGATGCTTTGAATGAGGGCGTTCGGCGCGGGTATGAAAAGGGATACCTGCGCAAATCGATGGTGAAGGATCCCTTTGACCGGGTGAATACCGGGGACAACACACCGGCGATTATTCATTATGACATCGTGCCCGGAGATCAATTGAAGATTACCGTTGCCCCCAAAGGAGCAGGCAGTGAGAACATGGGTGCTCTGAAAATGTGTAAGCCTTCGGAAGGTTTGGAGGGGGCTGTACAATTTGTGGTGGATACGGTGGAGAAGGCCGGAGGAAATCCCTGCCCTCCCATTATCGTAGGCGTAGGTGTAGGTGGAAGCATGGAGAAAGCCACTTATCTGGCGAAAAAGTCCCTCCTGCGTAAAGTGGGGGAACCCAATGCAGAAAAACGTCTGGCGGATATCGAGCAAGAGATACTGAAAAGGGTGAACAAGCTGGGAATCGGCCCTCAAGGGTTTGGGGGTACGAATACTGCTCTTGGAGTTCATTTGGAAGTTTACCCCACCCATATTGCCTCCCTGCCCGTTGCGGTAAATATCCAATGTCATGCAGCCCGCCATCAAGAAGTTGTCTTAAAGGGCAGACAAGAAGGGGAGGAATGA
- a CDS encoding formate dehydrogenase subunit gamma, producing the protein MATTTPKSKREKLLRQNLINRFVHWTTALAIFLLILTGFGQMPLYNRYNVTKLPGAEWLGDYFITINLHYLAAVLLIFVVFFHIINAFIRKEFDIFPRRGDFKESYLIIKAMITKCQEPPCGKYLAEQRLAYFYIGFNVLLLIITGLIKMYKNLSGVDLPYSLLFWTTMLHNIGTVLLILGIIGHLAAFIFKENRALLPGMFTGYIDRNYAEHRHVLWCKKPESKEQVPSFTDEEPHGREQGRNETGHPGC; encoded by the coding sequence ATGGCCACGACAACCCCTAAGTCAAAAAGAGAAAAGCTCTTAAGGCAGAATTTGATTAATCGCTTTGTCCACTGGACAACTGCTCTTGCCATCTTCCTGCTGATTCTGACAGGCTTTGGCCAAATGCCTCTCTATAACCGCTATAATGTCACGAAGCTTCCCGGTGCTGAATGGCTGGGGGACTACTTCATTACCATCAACCTTCACTACCTGGCGGCTGTTCTCTTGATTTTTGTCGTCTTTTTCCACATCATTAATGCCTTTATTCGCAAAGAATTTGATATCTTTCCCCGCCGCGGTGACTTTAAAGAATCCTATTTGATCATTAAAGCCATGATCACGAAATGCCAGGAACCCCCTTGCGGAAAATACCTGGCAGAACAAAGATTGGCCTATTTCTATATTGGCTTTAATGTGCTCCTGCTCATCATTACCGGCTTAATCAAAATGTATAAAAACCTCTCTGGTGTGGATCTGCCTTATTCTCTTCTTTTTTGGACCACTATGCTGCATAATATCGGCACCGTATTGCTGATCCTCGGTATAATTGGTCATCTGGCAGCCTTTATATTTAAGGAGAACCGCGCCCTTCTCCCCGGAATGTTTACAGGCTATATTGACCGCAACTACGCGGAACACCGCCATGTCTTGTGGTGCAAAAAGCCTGAATCAAAGGAACAGGTCCCATCTTTCACGGACGAGGAACCTCACGGTAGGGAACAGGGCAGGAATGAAACCGGCCATCCGGGTTGTTAA
- a CDS encoding Fe-S-containing hydro-lyase translates to MSETLHLELPLTQDKVADLKAGDSLLLSGVIYTGRDAAHKKMVEALFRGEELPFDVRNQVIYFVGPTPPKPGQVIGSAGPTTSGRMDAYSPMLIERGLTGMIGKGLRSEEVIGAMKKHGAVYFGAIGGSGALLAKRIVSAEVIAYPELGPEAIRRLEVKDFPVMVVIDKHGNNLYESGKAQYRQV, encoded by the coding sequence ATGAGTGAAACACTTCATTTGGAACTTCCCCTGACCCAGGACAAAGTGGCTGATCTCAAAGCGGGGGATAGTCTGCTGCTTAGCGGCGTGATCTATACCGGCCGTGACGCCGCCCATAAAAAGATGGTGGAGGCCTTATTCCGGGGGGAAGAGCTTCCCTTTGATGTACGCAATCAGGTGATCTATTTTGTGGGTCCCACCCCGCCTAAACCGGGACAGGTTATCGGCTCAGCGGGTCCCACCACCAGTGGCCGGATGGATGCTTATTCTCCGATGTTGATTGAACGGGGACTGACCGGCATGATTGGCAAAGGATTGCGCTCTGAGGAAGTGATTGGTGCCATGAAGAAGCATGGCGCGGTTTATTTCGGAGCCATCGGGGGTTCCGGAGCGCTGTTGGCGAAGCGGATTGTTTCGGCAGAAGTTATCGCTTATCCGGAACTGGGACCGGAAGCCATCCGCAGGTTGGAGGTCAAGGATTTCCCGGTGATGGTGGTCATTGATAAGCATGGCAATAACCTTTATGAGTCAGGAAAGGCCCAGTATCGGCAAGTGTAA
- a CDS encoding ATP-binding protein, which yields MWCPKIFDHVDGAEQKFISEKMRRMEELHTVGQLAAGLSHEIRNPISVVKGFLQMLKGKNDLSLYREYFDLMISEIDRVESMINEFLAFGRLSGGEPVLCNLNEIIRALLPLLQAFASELDKQVLIELTEIPDLELNDKEIRQIIMNLAGNGLEAMTAGGKLTIRTFCADQQVVLAVQDQGEGIPPHILKKLGTPFLTTKEKGTGLGLSVCFEIVAKHQGSIEAQTGENGTIVYVKFPREF from the coding sequence ATGTGGTGCCCAAAGATTTTTGATCATGTGGATGGTGCTGAACAAAAGTTCATCAGTGAAAAGATGCGAAGAATGGAAGAACTGCATACAGTGGGACAGCTGGCAGCTGGCTTAAGTCATGAGATTCGTAACCCTATCAGTGTGGTTAAAGGTTTTTTGCAAATGTTAAAAGGGAAAAATGATCTGTCACTCTATAGGGAATACTTTGATCTGATGATTTCCGAAATAGACCGGGTAGAGTCCATGATCAATGAGTTTCTGGCCTTTGGCCGGTTGAGCGGAGGCGAGCCGGTCCTATGCAACCTGAATGAAATCATCCGTGCCCTTCTGCCCTTGCTGCAGGCTTTTGCCAGTGAACTGGATAAACAAGTTTTAATAGAGTTGACAGAGATCCCTGATCTTGAACTCAATGATAAGGAAATTCGGCAAATAATTATGAACTTGGCCGGCAATGGCTTGGAAGCTATGACTGCGGGAGGCAAACTTACGATTCGTACCTTTTGCGCAGATCAACAAGTTGTTTTGGCTGTCCAGGACCAGGGCGAAGGAATACCGCCCCATATTCTAAAGAAGCTGGGTACTCCTTTTTTAACGACGAAGGAGAAGGGAACAGGGCTTGGTCTATCGGTATGCTTCGAGATAGTGGCTAAACATCAGGGGAGTATTGAGGCTCAAACAGGTGAAAATGGCACCATAGTCTATGTGAAGTTTCCCCGCGAATTTTAA
- a CDS encoding O-methyltransferase, translating into MFYSFELEQYLGELLPSRDDLFLEMEEQALRETIPVVTPPVGNYLSWLVKVSGASRILEVGTAIGYSTLWLAKGLAGRAGKIVTLDLNVERATRAIEYFKRGGVAEKIQVVMGDARKILPDFPRGEFDFIFVDAAKGEYLEYLELVTPLLGDGGIMVVDNVLFRGWVVPGSEYEPKYERMVSHLREFLKLLTGNPELQTSILPLGDGLAVSIRKCP; encoded by the coding sequence GTGTTTTATTCTTTTGAGTTAGAGCAATATCTCGGTGAGCTGTTGCCCAGCCGGGATGATTTGTTTCTGGAGATGGAAGAGCAGGCGCTCAGAGAGACGATTCCGGTGGTAACTCCCCCTGTGGGAAATTATTTGTCCTGGCTGGTTAAGGTTAGTGGTGCATCCCGGATTCTTGAAGTGGGAACGGCCATCGGCTATTCTACTTTGTGGCTGGCTAAGGGCTTGGCAGGGCGGGCAGGAAAGATTGTCACTCTGGATCTGAATGTGGAGCGGGCCACTCGGGCGATCGAGTATTTTAAGCGCGGAGGGGTGGCGGAAAAGATTCAGGTGGTTATGGGAGATGCACGAAAAATTTTGCCGGATTTTCCCCGGGGTGAATTTGATTTTATTTTTGTGGACGCGGCCAAAGGGGAATATCTCGAATATTTAGAGCTGGTAACTCCCCTGCTGGGTGATGGGGGGATTATGGTCGTGGATAATGTCCTGTTTCGCGGCTGGGTGGTACCCGGCTCCGAGTATGAACCGAAATATGAGCGTATGGTCAGCCATTTGCGGGAATTTCTAAAGCTGCTGACCGGGAACCCGGAGCTGCAAACCAGCATTCTTCCTTTAGGTGATGGTCTTGCCGTGAGTATCCGCAAATGTCCTTAA
- a CDS encoding HD-GYP domain-containing protein — protein MRSEASYIRRMWNFSKALDLALIDEEIKKGLHVPFGLRHGERVGYISLKMGIVLGLPHKELIQLLIAGLLHDIGAVGGFHKFHGTPFWMKEHTLLGAEIVHRFPDGEVLSEIVRHHHEAPHPNYGVLRIEPAQVSIMARIISLADRVDVNLSRKVLSRAEREKLIQWIKDHEGKQFYPEVIPAFIEVAATEAFWLDLEHQDLMKISLALLFDEEDVQPVPKVCDQETRVLASTFADLIDQKSSFTARHSRSVADTAQKLAEDLGWAKQDTREIWVAGMVHDLGKLAIPKKILDKPGPLDSDEIEMIRTHTYHTYHLLAGAGFPQRVTQWAAYHHERLDGKGYPFGIGADGLDTGARLMAIADMFAALTEDRPYRKALSPGEALAIIQRGAGTALDPVLVEHARKILT, from the coding sequence GTGCGATCAGAGGCATCTTATATTCGCAGGATGTGGAATTTTTCTAAAGCATTGGATCTTGCCTTGATTGACGAGGAGATTAAGAAAGGATTACATGTCCCTTTTGGTTTAAGGCATGGGGAAAGGGTCGGTTATATTTCTCTAAAGATGGGGATTGTTTTGGGGTTGCCCCACAAAGAGCTGATTCAGCTTCTCATTGCGGGTTTACTGCATGATATTGGTGCTGTGGGAGGGTTTCATAAATTTCATGGTACTCCTTTTTGGATGAAGGAACACACCCTTTTGGGGGCGGAGATTGTCCATCGTTTTCCGGATGGAGAGGTGTTGTCCGAGATTGTCCGCCATCATCATGAGGCTCCTCATCCGAACTATGGTGTGTTGAGGATTGAACCGGCTCAGGTCAGTATTATGGCCAGGATTATTTCTCTTGCGGATAGGGTGGATGTAAACTTAAGCCGTAAAGTGTTGAGCCGTGCAGAACGCGAGAAGTTAATCCAGTGGATCAAAGACCATGAAGGAAAACAGTTTTATCCGGAAGTTATTCCTGCCTTTATCGAAGTGGCGGCTACGGAGGCCTTTTGGCTTGATCTGGAACATCAAGATCTGATGAAGATCTCCCTGGCTCTTCTTTTTGACGAAGAGGATGTTCAACCAGTACCTAAAGTGTGCGATCAAGAGACCCGTGTCTTAGCTTCTACCTTTGCAGATTTGATTGACCAAAAGAGTTCGTTCACAGCCCGCCATTCCCGCTCGGTGGCCGACACGGCCCAAAAACTGGCGGAGGATCTTGGCTGGGCAAAGCAGGACACCAGAGAAATCTGGGTGGCAGGTATGGTTCATGATTTGGGAAAACTGGCCATACCGAAAAAAATACTGGATAAGCCGGGGCCTTTGGATTCTGATGAGATTGAGATGATCAGGACCCATACCTATCATACCTATCATCTTTTGGCGGGGGCCGGCTTCCCTCAGCGTGTGACGCAATGGGCTGCCTACCATCATGAACGTTTGGACGGGAAGGGTTATCCTTTTGGCATTGGTGCCGATGGATTGGACACGGGTGCCCGCCTGATGGCTATAGCGGATATGTTTGCAGCTTTAACTGAGGATCGGCCTTATCGGAAGGCACTCAGCCCAGGTGAAGCCCTGGCTATTATTCAGCGTGGGGCTGGGACCGCACTGGATCCGGTTCTCGTAGAGCATGCACGCAAAATATTGACTTAA
- a CDS encoding IclR family transcriptional regulator: MAEKYVQTLERSLDILEVLAHTEEPLGVTEIGNRISLHKSTVHRILQTLCYRGYVEKEKNSERYKLGIKIVELGIRFFNDLEIRIVAGPILEDLAKALDEVVHLVLHDDGEVVYIDKRESSHVVSMRSKVGRRAPMHCTAVGKALLSTMPEEEVMRILETKGMPGFTPNTLIEPAKLLENLDEIRNTQISVEFEENEIGIICLGTPVYDFSGRAIGAISVSGPAARIREKGIEHIGQELKRSGEIISAKLGYSYFKR; encoded by the coding sequence GTGGCAGAAAAATATGTACAAACCTTAGAACGTTCGTTGGATATACTCGAAGTTCTGGCCCACACTGAGGAGCCTTTGGGGGTTACCGAAATCGGTAACCGAATCAGTCTTCATAAAAGTACGGTGCACCGGATTTTGCAGACCCTGTGTTACCGGGGATATGTGGAAAAAGAAAAAAACAGTGAGCGCTATAAACTGGGAATTAAAATAGTGGAACTGGGAATTCGTTTCTTTAATGATCTGGAGATTCGCATAGTGGCTGGACCTATCCTGGAGGATTTAGCGAAGGCACTGGATGAAGTGGTTCACTTAGTCCTTCATGATGATGGTGAAGTAGTCTATATTGACAAAAGGGAAAGTTCCCATGTGGTAAGTATGCGCTCCAAAGTTGGGCGTAGGGCCCCTATGCATTGCACTGCCGTAGGGAAAGCTCTCCTTTCGACAATGCCTGAGGAAGAAGTCATGAGAATTCTGGAGACCAAGGGAATGCCTGGCTTTACACCCAATACCCTGATAGAGCCGGCGAAGCTTTTGGAAAATCTGGATGAAATCCGCAATACCCAGATTTCGGTTGAGTTTGAGGAAAATGAAATTGGGATTATTTGTCTGGGCACACCTGTCTATGATTTTTCCGGACGGGCTATTGGAGCTATCAGTGTCTCCGGTCCGGCAGCGAGGATAAGAGAAAAAGGTATCGAGCATATAGGACAGGAACTGAAGCGCAGCGGGGAAATTATTTCTGCTAAGTTAGGATATAGCTATTTTAAACGATAG
- a CDS encoding XTP/dITP diphosphatase gives MKVLLATQNRGKVKELQDLLLVEDIEVLSLGDLGEWEDVEETGATFAENAAMKARIAAQRTGLVSLADDSGLEVDALQGAPGVYSARYAGEPKDDDKNNDKLLQELEGVPEEQRTGRFRCALVIACPTGEEYLTEGTVEGRILNERRGKEGFGYDPLFYLPDFGRTMAQLNLSQKNKISHRAQAFRQAVPILKELAQRDEDA, from the coding sequence ATGAAGGTTTTGCTGGCGACACAAAATAGGGGGAAAGTCAAGGAGCTTCAGGATCTTCTTTTGGTCGAAGATATTGAGGTGCTTTCTTTAGGAGATCTGGGTGAGTGGGAAGATGTTGAGGAAACGGGGGCGACCTTTGCGGAGAATGCGGCCATGAAGGCAAGAATTGCGGCCCAGCGTACAGGACTGGTATCCCTTGCCGATGATTCCGGTTTGGAAGTGGATGCTCTCCAAGGGGCACCGGGAGTCTATTCGGCCCGTTATGCCGGAGAGCCAAAGGATGATGACAAAAATAATGATAAGCTTCTTCAAGAGCTGGAAGGAGTGCCGGAAGAACAAAGGACGGGGCGTTTCCGCTGTGCCTTGGTGATTGCCTGCCCCACTGGAGAAGAGTATTTGACAGAAGGAACGGTGGAAGGGCGCATTCTTAATGAGCGTCGTGGTAAAGAAGGGTTCGGCTATGATCCGCTCTTTTATTTGCCGGATTTTGGCCGAACCATGGCTCAGCTGAATCTAAGTCAAAAGAATAAAATCAGTCACCGGGCTCAGGCATTCCGCCAGGCTGTTCCCATACTTAAAGAGCTTGCCCAGCGGGATGAAGACGCTTAA
- a CDS encoding globin-coupled sensor protein: protein MINLHQFDLNESIKLLKLEQDQLLLLKEFKPIMERDVDQIVDQFYAHITKISQLNGIIKEFSSVERLRGLQRNYLLSIFPDIIDEGYIMSRIRIGDVHKRINLPPFVYLSSYQTFFDLILPRIFAHYRKKPDQALRLSLAVLRIFSFDQQVVMASYIQSYIADIDKKEELEKAYDEIDVLQRRVSEASQALAATSEQTAASAAQMHEATELISQNAGDAADFSRKVDNLAQEGAQQIQQISERILGLAGMSEKMQEKMSELDRSSARIANITDVIKEIASQTNLLALNAAIEAARAGESGRGFGVVAEEVKKLANNSEQSVKEISTMIAVTRQNTTAVSRVIEDTTKAMHEAASEAQEVVARFGDIMSAIQSSIQQVREIATQIDALTMTAGQIGAASEDVANSATSLAQMGLRE from the coding sequence ATGATTAACCTCCATCAATTCGACCTGAATGAGTCTATAAAGCTTTTAAAATTAGAGCAGGACCAATTGCTGTTGCTGAAAGAATTCAAGCCTATTATGGAGCGGGATGTCGATCAAATCGTTGATCAGTTCTATGCTCATATCACGAAGATTTCCCAGCTGAATGGGATAATCAAGGAGTTCTCTTCTGTGGAGCGGCTCAGAGGTTTGCAGAGAAACTATCTGCTCTCGATTTTTCCCGATATCATCGACGAAGGGTATATTATGAGCCGGATCAGGATTGGTGATGTACATAAGCGTATTAATCTGCCGCCCTTTGTTTATTTAAGCTCTTATCAAACCTTCTTTGACTTGATTTTGCCAAGAATTTTTGCTCATTATCGGAAGAAGCCGGATCAGGCTTTGCGGTTAAGCCTTGCCGTTCTGCGGATCTTCAGCTTTGATCAGCAAGTGGTGATGGCCAGCTATATCCAGTCTTACATAGCGGATATTGATAAGAAGGAGGAGCTGGAAAAAGCCTACGATGAGATTGACGTTTTGCAGCGTCGCGTCAGTGAAGCCAGCCAGGCCCTGGCAGCGACTTCGGAACAGACCGCTGCTTCGGCGGCTCAGATGCATGAGGCGACTGAGCTCATTTCGCAAAATGCCGGTGATGCGGCAGATTTTTCTCGTAAAGTGGATAACTTGGCTCAGGAAGGGGCTCAGCAGATTCAACAGATTTCCGAGCGTATTTTAGGGCTGGCAGGGATGTCGGAAAAAATGCAGGAAAAGATGTCGGAGCTTGATCGCAGTTCGGCTCGGATTGCCAATATTACGGATGTCATTAAAGAAATCGCTTCCCAGACCAACCTCTTGGCGCTTAATGCAGCCATCGAAGCCGCTCGGGCCGGAGAGTCCGGCAGAGGTTTTGGGGTGGTGGCGGAGGAAGTGAAGAAACTCGCCAATAATTCTGAGCAATCGGTTAAGGAAATCAGCACTATGATTGCAGTAACCCGGCAAAATACCACGGCTGTGAGCAGGGTGATTGAAGATACGACCAAGGCGATGCATGAGGCGGCATCTGAAGCCCAGGAAGTAGTCGCTCGTTTTGGGGACATTATGAGCGCTATTCAATCCAGTATTCAGCAGGTTCGTGAGATCGCTACCCAGATCGACGCTCTGACCATGACGGCCGGCCAGATTGGGGCTGCTTCCGAAGATGTGGCCAATTCAGCAACATCCCTGGCCCAGATGGGATTAAGGGAGTAA
- a CDS encoding 4Fe-4S dicluster domain-containing protein — protein sequence MNNNFSRRTFLKRATAAGLLGALTATGLSEPVKAAEQRGEKLGTLIDLTRCDGCPNSPTPLCVAACRQHNQSRFPEPQKPLKYYWPQKKVEDWSDKRELTTRLTPYNWTFVDKVKVDHNGLQHEIHVPRRCMHCDNPTCLKLCPFSAISKESTGAVSIDDGVCFGGAKCRDVCPWGIPQRQAGVGLYLQIAPDLAGGGVMYKCDLCSDLLAVGKKPACIQACPREALTIGPREEIQALARKKAQDMGGYVYGDLENGGTSTLYISSVPFEKIDQAIKADKKQKEDNSPGRPGMPVKVDNYLESEKGLFYSALLAPFAGAAAAGITAYRTLKGDQANGLSANPVNPGEEEEHGHDNP from the coding sequence ATGAACAATAATTTCTCCCGCCGTACTTTTCTCAAGCGGGCTACCGCAGCCGGCCTGCTGGGAGCATTGACAGCAACCGGACTAAGCGAGCCGGTTAAAGCCGCTGAGCAGCGCGGGGAAAAGCTTGGCACATTAATCGATTTAACCCGGTGTGACGGCTGCCCAAACAGCCCGACCCCACTTTGCGTAGCCGCCTGTCGCCAACACAATCAAAGCCGATTTCCGGAACCGCAAAAACCGCTTAAGTATTATTGGCCTCAAAAAAAGGTGGAGGATTGGTCTGACAAAAGAGAGCTTACCACTCGTCTCACTCCCTACAACTGGACTTTCGTCGATAAAGTCAAAGTCGATCATAACGGCCTCCAACACGAGATCCATGTGCCCAGGCGTTGTATGCACTGCGATAACCCAACCTGCCTGAAGCTTTGCCCTTTCAGCGCTATCTCCAAGGAGAGCACCGGGGCCGTTTCCATCGATGATGGAGTATGTTTCGGCGGGGCAAAATGCCGTGACGTCTGCCCCTGGGGTATTCCCCAGCGCCAGGCGGGGGTGGGGCTATATCTTCAGATTGCTCCCGATTTAGCGGGAGGCGGGGTCATGTATAAATGTGATCTCTGCAGCGACCTTTTAGCCGTAGGCAAGAAGCCGGCCTGTATCCAGGCCTGTCCCCGGGAAGCCCTGACCATTGGCCCCCGTGAGGAGATTCAAGCTCTGGCCCGCAAGAAAGCCCAGGATATGGGCGGCTATGTATATGGCGATCTGGAGAATGGAGGAACCTCCACCCTCTACATTTCCAGCGTTCCCTTCGAAAAAATTGACCAGGCTATAAAGGCTGATAAAAAACAAAAGGAAGACAATTCTCCCGGCCGGCCAGGTATGCCCGTTAAAGTGGATAATTATCTCGAAAGCGAAAAGGGGCTATTCTACAGCGCACTCCTGGCACCCTTTGCCGGAGCCGCCGCAGCCGGTATCACTGCCTATCGCACCTTGAAAGGGGATCAAGCCAATGGCTTATCCGCAAACCCTGTCAACCCGGGAGAGGAGGAAGAACATGGCCACGACAACCCCTAA
- the rph gene encoding ribonuclease PH, giving the protein MKRFDGREAFELRPVKLTRGFTHIPEGSVLIEVGQTRVICTATVEEKVPLFKKGTGSGWVTAEYSMLPRATQTRNPRESSKGKLTGRTMEIQRLIGRALRSVVDLKKLGERTIWLDCDVIQADGGTRTASITGAYVALVDAVNHLLAKGLIKENPILDSLAAVSVGKVDDVALLDLAYEEDSKAEVDMNVVMTGQGKFVEIQGTAEDIPFGREELNQFLELAEKGIQELMGMQKAAAQVRTGPLSQN; this is encoded by the coding sequence ATGAAGCGTTTTGATGGCCGTGAGGCCTTTGAACTAAGACCGGTTAAGCTGACCCGGGGATTTACCCATATTCCTGAGGGCTCTGTGCTTATCGAGGTTGGTCAGACAAGGGTGATTTGTACTGCTACTGTGGAAGAGAAGGTACCACTCTTTAAAAAAGGCACAGGTTCTGGCTGGGTTACAGCAGAGTATTCCATGCTTCCCCGAGCGACTCAGACTCGAAATCCCCGTGAGTCCAGCAAGGGTAAACTGACGGGCCGGACTATGGAGATCCAGCGTTTAATCGGGAGGGCTTTGCGTTCGGTGGTGGACCTTAAAAAACTCGGTGAAAGAACCATCTGGCTGGATTGTGATGTGATTCAGGCTGATGGGGGGACCCGGACCGCTTCCATTACCGGAGCCTATGTGGCTTTAGTGGATGCGGTCAATCACCTGTTGGCCAAGGGGCTGATCAAAGAAAACCCCATTCTCGACTCCCTGGCTGCAGTTTCGGTAGGAAAAGTTGATGATGTGGCCCTCCTGGATCTTGCCTATGAAGAAGATTCTAAAGCGGAAGTGGATATGAATGTGGTAATGACCGGGCAGGGGAAATTTGTGGAGATTCAAGGAACGGCTGAGGATATTCCTTTTGGCCGGGAGGAATTGAATCAGTTTTTGGAGTTGGCTGAGAAGGGTATCCAAGAACTTATGGGCATGCAAAAGGCTGCTGCGCAAGTGCGGACCGGCCCTTTGTCTCAAAATTGA
- a CDS encoding alanine-tRNA synthetase second additional domain-containing protein: MQAVYFAPRGKKRLLFLGMNLQQRYLSPDDHLIGFLGDAGAGKSVLIRGMFPGLELTNDDQGINIRPLPLMDDADRGHFRAHTYHLDVRFESAFTQPWKIAEAIKAALSKGRRVVVEHFDLIYPFLGINAEMLVGVGEEVIVTRPTVFGPEPESIADIVFESIKYRRMAHSAEDITSMILEEMGLERPEVHSDIKHGFVLEFPEKPDIDLDIVEQRVLELIDADWPISFSDDEHIRLGEMLYPCTGPRIHIKRTSEIKGFHLLKEFRFDPVERLYTIAGIVGEAEGPNRSLLTL, encoded by the coding sequence ATGCAGGCAGTATATTTTGCTCCACGGGGGAAAAAGCGGCTGCTTTTTTTGGGAATGAACCTTCAGCAGAGGTATCTTAGCCCTGACGATCATTTGATTGGTTTTCTCGGTGATGCGGGGGCGGGAAAGTCTGTGCTCATTCGCGGTATGTTTCCTGGTTTGGAATTGACCAATGATGATCAGGGAATCAACATACGGCCCCTCCCCTTGATGGACGATGCGGATCGCGGCCATTTTCGCGCTCATACTTACCATTTGGACGTGCGCTTTGAATCAGCTTTTACGCAACCCTGGAAAATAGCCGAGGCCATCAAAGCCGCTCTCAGCAAGGGGCGCCGGGTGGTTGTGGAACATTTTGATTTAATCTATCCTTTTTTAGGTATTAATGCAGAGATGCTTGTTGGGGTGGGAGAAGAGGTGATTGTGACCCGTCCCACGGTTTTTGGTCCGGAGCCCGAAAGCATAGCAGACATTGTCTTTGAATCGATCAAATATCGGCGCATGGCCCACAGCGCTGAAGATATTACTTCAATGATTCTTGAGGAAATGGGTTTGGAGCGCCCTGAGGTTCATAGTGATATTAAGCATGGATTTGTTTTGGAGTTTCCCGAAAAACCGGACATCGATTTGGATATTGTGGAACAACGGGTGTTGGAGCTGATTGACGCGGATTGGCCCATTAGTTTTTCCGATGATGAGCACATACGGCTGGGGGAGATGCTCTACCCTTGTACAGGCCCGCGGATCCATATTAAGAGAACATCGGAGATTAAGGGATTTCACTTGCTTAAAGAATTCCGCTTTGATCCGGTGGAACGTCTGTATACTATAGCCGGAATCGTCGGGGAGGCAGAAGGCCCTAACCGTTCTCTCCTGACTTTATGA